The Terriglobales bacterium genome includes a region encoding these proteins:
- a CDS encoding pitrilysin family protein: MIRKFLLCALLLTLLPMYAQDVASFEKRIQVRTLPNGLTVILMQRKEAPVFSFFTLVDAGSAQDPKGASGLAHMFEHMAFKGTDSIGTTNYAAEKIVLEKIEKAYAAYIAERDKRVGQDPKKLAELEKQWQDLTAEAEKYVIRNQFPDYIERNGGVGLNASTSEDDTTYYYSMPVNRLELWSYLESERFLQPVMREFYKERDVVYEERRMRVESNPIGRLLEQFQSAAFTAHPYGTPGIGWPSDLHSFSATEAMEFYRKYYVPTNMTIAVVGDIEFAKTWPVIEKYFGRLPKRPQPDEALTTEPPQTSERQVVLREMSQPVYIEGYHRPDYRNKDDVVYDAISDVVSNGRTSRLYRSLVRDKRIALQAGGFSGLPGIKYPHLFAFYGIPNREHTADEIRTALRVEIERLKNEDITDDELQMVKTRAKAGLIRSLGSNSGLASQLAVYQARFGDWREMFHQIDKIEKVTKADIRRVANATFVDTNRTVGILETTRPAAARQQPGAQSQNQQQPQ; the protein is encoded by the coding sequence TGATGCAACGGAAGGAAGCGCCAGTCTTTTCCTTCTTCACCCTGGTTGACGCCGGGTCAGCACAGGATCCCAAGGGCGCCAGCGGCCTGGCACATATGTTCGAGCATATGGCCTTCAAAGGCACGGACAGCATCGGCACCACTAACTACGCCGCCGAGAAAATCGTGCTCGAGAAGATCGAAAAGGCCTATGCGGCCTACATCGCGGAGCGCGACAAGCGCGTGGGTCAAGATCCGAAGAAACTCGCGGAACTGGAAAAGCAGTGGCAGGATCTGACCGCCGAAGCGGAAAAATACGTCATCCGGAACCAGTTCCCCGACTATATCGAGCGTAACGGCGGCGTCGGACTGAACGCCAGCACATCGGAAGACGACACCACTTATTACTACTCCATGCCGGTGAACCGGCTTGAGTTGTGGTCTTACCTTGAGTCGGAGCGCTTCCTGCAACCGGTAATGCGGGAGTTCTACAAGGAGCGCGACGTCGTTTACGAAGAGCGCCGCATGCGTGTCGAGAGTAACCCCATCGGACGACTGCTGGAGCAGTTCCAATCGGCTGCATTCACCGCGCATCCGTACGGCACTCCGGGAATCGGCTGGCCATCCGATCTCCACTCGTTTTCGGCTACGGAAGCGATGGAGTTCTACCGCAAGTATTACGTGCCCACGAACATGACCATCGCCGTCGTAGGTGATATCGAGTTTGCGAAGACCTGGCCCGTGATCGAGAAGTACTTCGGGCGGTTGCCGAAACGGCCACAACCGGATGAAGCTCTCACCACTGAGCCGCCACAAACCTCCGAGCGCCAGGTAGTTCTGCGCGAGATGAGTCAGCCGGTATACATCGAGGGCTATCACCGTCCTGACTACCGCAACAAGGATGACGTGGTTTACGACGCTATTAGCGACGTAGTCTCAAACGGACGCACCTCTCGTCTTTACCGTTCGCTGGTGCGCGACAAGCGAATCGCCCTTCAGGCCGGCGGCTTCAGCGGTCTGCCCGGCATTAAGTATCCGCACCTGTTCGCTTTTTACGGGATCCCAAACCGCGAGCACACGGCTGACGAGATTCGCACAGCTTTGCGCGTCGAGATCGAACGTCTCAAAAACGAGGACATCACTGACGACGAACTTCAGATGGTGAAGACGCGTGCCAAGGCTGGCCTCATCCGCAGCCTGGGCAGCAACTCCGGTCTGGCTTCCCAACTGGCCGTGTACCAGGCCCGCTTCGGCGACTGGCGTGAGATGTTCCACCAGATCGACAAGATCGAGAAGGTCACGAAGGCCGACATTCGCCGTGTAGCGAATGCCACGTTCGTGGACACGAACCGTACAGTCGGCATCCTGGAGACCACCCGTCCGGCAGCAGCGCGCCAGCAACCCGGAGCACAATCTCAGAATCAGCAGCAACCGCAATGA
- a CDS encoding pitrilysin family protein — protein MNRLIRSFAIFLMMSSIGLCTAASQTAKEPAPVPKKSQQAPTQTKAQQNEVSRIAIPPLPKFEPQQPRRIVLNNGMVVFLQENHELPVVGGTLRVRGGSRVEPKEKTGLMDIYGTVWRTGGSKQRTGDELDDFLEVRAAKIETGSSDDSTSISFNCLKGDFDQVFSAFRELTFEPAFRDDKIDLIKKQLFAAISRRNDDIDDIAGRESVKLAYGADNPYARIDEYATVLAVTRQDLLDWHARFMHPENAILGIYGDFDPAQMEAAIRKAFESWPKGTKATDPNIEFQPAKPGIYFIAKEDVDQSSVQLVTLGIRRDNPDYFAVSVMNEILSGGFASRLFSNLRTKQGLAYSVGGGVGSAWDHLGIQQYSIGTKSETTAKSIQSLKKELADLIAAPPTAEELKRAKDSILNSFVFNFDSKQKVLAEKMRYEFYGYPVDFLERYRAAIDKVAVADVLRVAQKYVHPDQLAILVVGNPGEIGNQLAALGAVTNIDITIPPPPGAPAAAGVKP, from the coding sequence ATGAACAGACTCATTCGCAGCTTCGCAATCTTCCTGATGATGTCTTCCATTGGCCTGTGCACTGCTGCGTCGCAGACGGCGAAGGAACCTGCCCCGGTTCCCAAGAAGAGCCAACAGGCCCCCACGCAAACCAAGGCACAGCAAAACGAGGTCAGCAGGATCGCCATCCCGCCCCTGCCCAAGTTTGAGCCTCAGCAGCCCCGGCGGATCGTCCTCAATAACGGCATGGTCGTATTCCTGCAGGAAAACCATGAATTGCCGGTAGTGGGCGGAACTCTTCGCGTCCGTGGCGGTTCTCGCGTGGAACCCAAAGAGAAGACGGGTTTGATGGACATCTACGGAACGGTTTGGCGCACCGGCGGATCGAAGCAGCGCACTGGCGACGAACTCGATGACTTCCTCGAGGTCCGTGCCGCGAAGATAGAAACCGGGTCGTCCGACGATTCCACGTCCATTTCATTCAACTGCCTGAAGGGCGATTTCGATCAGGTTTTCTCCGCCTTCCGCGAACTGACCTTCGAACCCGCGTTTCGCGACGACAAAATCGACCTGATTAAGAAACAGCTCTTTGCAGCCATCTCGCGGCGCAACGACGATATCGATGACATCGCCGGCCGTGAGTCGGTGAAACTGGCTTATGGCGCCGACAATCCATACGCTCGAATCGATGAGTACGCCACGGTCCTCGCTGTCACTCGCCAGGACCTGCTCGACTGGCACGCGCGTTTCATGCACCCGGAGAATGCAATTCTGGGTATTTACGGCGATTTTGACCCTGCACAGATGGAAGCAGCCATCCGCAAGGCTTTTGAGAGTTGGCCGAAGGGTACCAAGGCGACCGATCCGAACATCGAGTTTCAACCCGCTAAACCTGGCATTTACTTCATAGCCAAGGAAGACGTAGACCAAAGCTCCGTCCAGTTGGTCACGTTGGGGATTCGGCGCGACAATCCGGACTACTTCGCCGTTTCCGTCATGAATGAGATTTTGAGTGGAGGCTTTGCGTCCCGCCTGTTCAGCAATCTGCGTACGAAGCAGGGCCTGGCCTACTCCGTCGGCGGAGGTGTCGGTTCTGCCTGGGACCACCTCGGCATTCAGCAGTACAGTATCGGCACGAAAAGTGAAACCACCGCAAAATCTATCCAGTCCCTGAAAAAGGAATTGGCGGATTTGATCGCCGCTCCGCCTACGGCGGAAGAGTTAAAGCGGGCGAAAGACTCGATCCTGAACTCCTTCGTTTTCAACTTCGACTCGAAGCAGAAAGTACTCGCTGAAAAGATGCGCTACGAATTCTATGGATACCCTGTTGATTTTCTTGAGCGGTATCGTGCAGCTATAGATAAGGTTGCGGTCGCTGATGTTCTTCGCGTGGCGCAGAAATATGTGCATCCCGATCAGCTGGCGATTCTCGTGGTGGGGAATCCCGGGGAAATCGGAAATCAGCTTGCAGCTTTGGGCGCGGTTACGAATATCGACATTACGATTCCGCCTCCGCCCGGCGCACCCGCAGCAGCAGGTGTAAAACCTTAG